In Streptomyces chartreusis, the following proteins share a genomic window:
- a CDS encoding SCO5717 family growth-regulating ATPase, with the protein MNRDRSEYNGGSPSSDGDDHEVDLTGEFEIVYTPPAWYAQSTQGGSSGGGQDAGQSSPPPPTGPPVGTPNGPPGVPAQGPPGTPAPAQPQNFGVPSQQPAQPSQPTPAQGTPAGQQGGYGFPQQQSPAAGGYGYPQQGAGAPQPGQDTSGGFAAPQPGQDTSGGYGYPQQPATGTPPQGQDTSGGFGTPQPSQDTSGGFGTPQPSQDTSGGYGTPQPGQDTSGGFGVPQQHTPAQPPAPAATPTPPPAAPAPVQPPSAAPAAPGFPVLRPVDDDAQAAAPAPTATPAAGVPAAPAPEQPTPVPPVAQQPEVELNHAAADAEAARLFGGADDDEPEEERADETEPGDATGPVSGAGDDEPAQVRPDADSPAQADAEAAPATAEPEPEPQPEPEAQAAPTPPAPATLPTAQDAQQQAQQPHAQATGQAPEQPQQQPQAQPQQPVGQVPPQQQTGQGLPPLPQGFVPAHPQQGAGHPDPQAAAAAAAGQAGYGYPQAQPQPHPDQPGQPGQPAHQAPPQGGFGPAQPQPGYPAQAGQPAPVDPRQAAQQPGYPQQPVPPQGPGYGYPQQAQQQAPQPQQHPGQPHPAQPQQPAHPQQGQSQPDGYGYPQQQAQPGYGYPPQQPQQQPGYGYPQQPGQPQQQAPQQQPQAQPQPQPQPQAQPQPQPQAQPQPQQQAPQPQPPQNPAQQNPAAYGNQGWSAPPGPQAGPGAPQQQQAAPGTPLGYNAAVELSSDRLLRNQPKARKNNQGPSRFKLGAKKEQAERERKLGLIRTPVMSCYRIAVISLKGGVGKTTTTMSLGATLATERQDKILAIDANPDAGTLGRRVRRETGATIRDLVQAIPQLNSYMDIRRFTSQAPSGLEIIANDVDPAVSTTFNDQDYRSALDVLGRQYPIILTDSGTGLLYSAMRGVLDLADQLIIISTPSVDGASSASTTLDWLSANGFADLVQRSVTVISGVRETGKMIKVEDIVAHFETRCRGVVVIPFDEHLSAGAEVDLDMMRPKTREAYFDLAALIAEDIARTQQGFGNPNMQYQQQPQQGYPAQQPQQQPQQPYAQPGGAPQPGQGWGQQAPQQPAPGQGWQQQAPPQDPQQGQQGQQGSVPPGWTQQ; encoded by the coding sequence GTGAACAGGGATCGGTCCGAGTACAACGGCGGGAGCCCTTCCTCGGACGGGGACGATCACGAGGTGGATCTCACGGGCGAGTTCGAAATCGTCTACACACCTCCCGCCTGGTACGCCCAAAGCACGCAGGGTGGCTCCTCCGGAGGCGGACAGGACGCCGGCCAGAGCTCACCACCACCCCCGACCGGGCCACCCGTCGGCACCCCCAACGGGCCGCCCGGCGTACCGGCGCAGGGGCCGCCGGGAACTCCCGCACCGGCGCAGCCCCAGAACTTCGGCGTCCCGTCGCAGCAGCCCGCCCAGCCGTCCCAGCCCACCCCGGCCCAGGGCACGCCCGCGGGCCAGCAGGGCGGCTACGGCTTCCCGCAGCAGCAGTCCCCCGCGGCCGGCGGTTACGGCTACCCGCAGCAGGGAGCCGGTGCGCCGCAGCCGGGCCAGGACACGTCGGGTGGCTTCGCCGCGCCTCAGCCCGGTCAGGACACCTCCGGCGGCTACGGCTACCCCCAGCAGCCCGCGACCGGCACGCCGCCGCAGGGCCAGGACACGTCCGGCGGATTCGGCACGCCTCAGCCGAGTCAGGACACCTCCGGCGGATTCGGCACGCCTCAGCCGAGTCAGGACACCTCCGGTGGCTACGGCACGCCCCAGCCGGGCCAGGACACCTCCGGCGGTTTCGGTGTGCCTCAGCAGCACACGCCTGCCCAGCCGCCCGCCCCTGCCGCCACGCCCACGCCGCCGCCCGCCGCACCCGCGCCCGTGCAGCCGCCGTCGGCCGCCCCCGCCGCGCCCGGCTTCCCGGTGCTGCGTCCCGTCGACGACGACGCCCAGGCCGCCGCCCCGGCCCCGACCGCCACTCCGGCGGCCGGCGTCCCGGCAGCGCCCGCTCCGGAACAGCCCACGCCCGTACCGCCGGTGGCGCAGCAGCCCGAGGTCGAGCTGAACCACGCCGCCGCGGACGCGGAGGCGGCCCGGCTGTTCGGCGGCGCCGATGACGACGAGCCGGAGGAGGAGCGCGCCGACGAGACGGAGCCGGGCGACGCCACCGGGCCGGTGTCCGGCGCCGGGGACGACGAGCCCGCACAGGTCCGGCCCGACGCGGACTCCCCCGCGCAGGCCGACGCCGAGGCGGCACCGGCGACGGCGGAACCGGAGCCCGAGCCCCAGCCCGAGCCGGAGGCCCAGGCAGCTCCGACGCCGCCCGCCCCGGCGACCCTGCCGACGGCCCAGGACGCGCAGCAGCAGGCTCAGCAGCCGCACGCACAGGCCACCGGCCAGGCTCCCGAGCAGCCGCAGCAGCAGCCCCAGGCACAGCCGCAGCAGCCCGTCGGCCAGGTCCCCCCGCAGCAGCAGACCGGCCAGGGACTCCCCCCGCTGCCGCAGGGCTTCGTGCCCGCGCACCCGCAGCAGGGTGCGGGCCACCCGGACCCGCAGGCGGCGGCCGCCGCTGCCGCCGGCCAAGCCGGCTACGGCTACCCCCAGGCCCAGCCCCAGCCCCACCCCGACCAGCCCGGTCAGCCCGGTCAGCCTGCCCATCAGGCCCCGCCGCAGGGCGGGTTCGGCCCGGCCCAGCCGCAGCCCGGCTACCCCGCACAGGCCGGACAGCCCGCGCCGGTCGACCCGCGCCAGGCGGCGCAGCAGCCCGGCTACCCGCAGCAGCCCGTACCGCCGCAGGGCCCCGGATACGGCTACCCCCAGCAGGCACAGCAGCAGGCCCCGCAGCCGCAGCAGCACCCGGGCCAGCCCCACCCTGCCCAGCCGCAGCAGCCCGCGCACCCCCAGCAGGGCCAGTCCCAGCCCGACGGCTACGGCTACCCCCAGCAGCAGGCACAGCCCGGCTACGGCTACCCGCCCCAGCAGCCGCAGCAGCAGCCCGGTTACGGCTACCCGCAGCAGCCCGGCCAGCCGCAGCAGCAGGCGCCCCAGCAGCAGCCCCAGGCCCAACCGCAGCCCCAGCCGCAGCCGCAGGCCCAACCGCAGCCTCAGCCGCAGGCCCAGCCTCAGCCCCAGCAGCAGGCCCCGCAGCCCCAGCCCCCGCAGAACCCGGCCCAGCAGAACCCCGCCGCCTACGGCAACCAGGGCTGGAGCGCCCCGCCCGGCCCGCAGGCCGGACCCGGTGCGCCCCAGCAGCAGCAAGCGGCGCCCGGCACCCCGCTCGGCTACAACGCCGCGGTGGAGCTGTCCTCGGACCGTCTGCTGCGCAACCAGCCGAAGGCCCGCAAGAACAACCAGGGCCCGTCCCGCTTCAAGCTCGGTGCCAAGAAGGAGCAGGCGGAGCGGGAGCGCAAGCTCGGTCTGATCCGTACGCCGGTGATGTCCTGCTACCGGATCGCGGTCATCAGCCTCAAGGGCGGCGTCGGCAAGACCACGACGACCATGTCGCTGGGCGCGACCCTCGCCACCGAGCGGCAGGACAAGATCCTCGCGATCGACGCCAACCCGGACGCCGGCACGCTCGGCCGACGTGTGCGGCGCGAGACCGGTGCCACCATCCGTGACCTGGTCCAGGCGATCCCGCAGCTGAACAGCTACATGGACATCCGCCGCTTCACCTCGCAGGCCCCCTCGGGCCTGGAGATCATCGCCAACGACGTGGACCCGGCGGTCTCCACCACGTTCAACGACCAGGACTACCGCAGCGCGCTCGACGTGCTGGGCCGCCAGTACCCGATCATCCTCACGGACTCCGGTACCGGTCTGCTCTACAGCGCCATGCGCGGTGTGCTGGACCTCGCCGACCAGCTCATCATCATCTCCACCCCGTCGGTGGACGGTGCGAGCAGCGCCTCGACGACCCTCGACTGGCTGTCGGCGAACGGCTTCGCCGACCTCGTCCAGCGTTCGGTCACGGTGATCTCCGGTGTCCGCGAGACGGGCAAGATGATCAAGGTCGAGGACATCGTCGCGCACTTCGAGACCCGTTGCCGCGGTGTCGTCGTGATCCCCTTCGACGAGCACCTCTCGGCGGGCGCCGAGGTGGACCTCGACATGATGCGCCCGAAGACCCGTGAGGCCTACTTCGACCTCGCGGCGCTCATCGCCGAGGACATCGCCCGTACCCAGCAGGGCTTCGGCAACCCGAACATGCAGTACCAGCAGCAGCCGCAGCAGGGCTACCCGGCCCAGCAGCCGCAGCAGCAACCCCAGCAGCCCTACGCCCAGCCCGGCGGCGCCCCGCAGCCCGGTCAGGGCTGGGGCCAGCAGGCCCCGCAGCAGCCCGCGCCGGGCCAGGGCTGGCAGCAGCAGGCGCCCCCGCAGGATCCGCAACAGGGCCAGCAGGGTCAGCAGGGCTCCGTGCCGCCGGGCTGGACCCAGCAGTAG